A region of the Pseudoprevotella muciniphila genome:
GCATTTTCAGTTGTCCGTTGCCTGAACGTGTGTATTTGTAAATGCTGCCGTTTTCTCCGGGCCAGAAGAGGAACTGTCCCGCTGCTACGGGCGAACTGTCGTAAGTGCTCCAGCCGCGATAAGCCTTCTTGTCTCTGCCGAAGTAGTAGGCGATGGTATGGTCGCAGAGGTTGATGGCGAGGTGTCCGAAGGGTTCCGGTCCCGGGAAACCATGTCCCACATAGAGGCTGCCGTTCATTGCCGGGTCAAGGCTTACTGAACCTTTGACGGGGTTTACGACATCAATGGGTTGTCGCGATGCTTCTCCGTTGTCAAAATTCAGGAAATATACTTTTCCTGCGAGTGAACCCACAATCAGTTCGCGCTTGCCGAACTGTGGCGTAAGTCCCGGAGAGGTCTGCCTGAACTTGGTGAGCATCGTGTCGTGCCATTCCACATAGACCGGTTGCCCGTTCCATCCACTTCCGCCTCCCCAGTCGCCTTTCATGTCTGTGCGGAATGTCCAGTCGCAGACAATTTTTGAGGGTGTGCCTTTCACTTTTCCCGCAATCGGTGCATCGCGATGTGCAGAGCCGCGGAAAGTGAACCAGCCTGTTGCGTTGTCGTAAAGGTTTTCGAGTGTGGAGAGTTCGCCCGAAGAAGTGCTGTCCGCTATCTCTACGGTATAGTCTATTTCCCCGGCTGAAGGCATGGGCTGGTCGGGCAGGGCAGTGATGACCTGAATGTCTGAATTGTCATTATCACCTTTCTTGAGCCCCAAATTGCAACTGCATAATGTAATTGCACAAAGGCTCAATGCAAAGATTATTTTGTGCATGTATGGAGAAAAAGTGCTTGTATGTCTTGATTGAAAAAGGTTTTAATGTGCAAAATTCTTCTCTGCCTGTTCGTAGAGTTCGTCGATTTGCTCTGCATAGCGCTCGTTCACTACGTTTCTCTTGATTTTCAGCGTGTTTGTGAGTTCTCCTGTCTCTATGCTGAACGGGTCGGGCAGGAGGATGATGTGCTTCACTTTTTCGTAGTTTGCCAGGTCCTGCTGCAAGGTGTTGATGCGCGCCATGATCATCTTCCGGATGTTCATGTCTTTGCACAGTGCCTCTCTGCTGCCGTATGCTATGCCGCGTTCGTTGGCATACTGTTCGATGAGTTGATAGTTCGGCACTATGAGTGCGCTGACGAACTTGCGCTTGTCGGCAATGACTACCGCCTGTTCTATGTAGCGGTCAACGGAGAGTTTCGACTCTATCGCCTGCGGGGCAATATATTTGCCGTTGCTTGTCTTGAAAAGGTCCTTGATACGTTCTGTCAGGAAGAGTTCGCCGTCCTTCAGGTAGCCGGCATCGCCTGTGTGGAACCAGCCGTCTTCGTCGATGCTCTGTGCCGTGGTGGAGAGTTTGTTGTAGTAGCCCGGCGTGATGGTCTTGCCGCGTAGCAGAATTTCATCGTTCTCACCGAACTTAATTTCTATACCGTCAATCAGTCTGCCTACGGATCCGAGTGTGGTGGGCATGCCGTCGATGTCGCACGACACTGTTGCCGTGGATTCCGTCAGTCCGTATCCCACCTTCATATTGATGCCTGCAGCGTGAATCAGGTTCTCCACCTTTGCGTCCACCTGTGCACCTGCTGTGGGGAAGAAGTTGCCGCGGTCCAGACCGAGTGTCTTGCGCAGTACACTGTAAACCAACTTGTCGTACATCTTGTGCTTCATTGCCAGTGTCAACGGCAGCGGTTTACCCTTCGATGTGTAGTCGCGCCAGCACCTGATACCCGTTTTGAGCGCCATGCTCATCACTTTCCTTTGCAGTGGCGAACTGCTTGCTATTTTCTCAATCACTCCCTGATATACCTTTTCCCAGAAACGCGGCACACTGCTCATGCACGTTGGTCGTACCTCCTTGAGCGATTGTATCACGTCCGTGGGCCGCAGGTTAATCGCCTGAATGGCACCCTCCGTCAGTCCGAGGTAGGTCCATCCGCGTTCGAACACATGAGTCAGCGGCAGGAAGTTGAGCACGATGTCCTTGTCGGAGAAATTCAGTGCGAGGTCGTTCACACGCATCGCCTCATGGTAGTTATTGTGCGTCAGCATGACACCTTTCGAGTGTCCTGTCGTTCCGCTGGTGTAGAGAATGTTTGCCAGGTCGTTGAACGATGCTTCGTCCTGCCGTTTCTTGAACTCGCGGTCGAAATCGCCGACGTTGCCCATTTTGATGAACTCGTCGAAATAGATGCTCAGTTGATCGCTCGGCTGGCGCTTCACTTTCTTGTCGAAAATGATGATTCTTTCGAGTGTGGCACAGAGCGGTATTGCCTGAATGGCAGTGTCGTATTGTTGCTGTTCGCCTACGAAGAGAAACCTCACCTTCGCGTCGTTTATCATATATGTGATTTGCGGTACGCTGCTCGTGGGGTAGAAGGGTGTGGTTACTGCGCGTATGCCGTATGCGCCGAAGTCCACGAAAAGACATTCGGGCTTGTTTTGCGAGAAGACGGCAATGTTTTCCTGCACTGTCGTGCCGTATGCCAGGAGTGAGTACGACACATGCTTCACCATTTCGGCAAAAGCGTTCCAGGAAATGTCTTTCCAGACACCGAGGTCGTAGTCCCTGTACTTGAGTGCTGTGCGGTTTCCGTAGGTCTTCGCCTGTTCGGAAATCAGTCTTGAAAAGTGGCAGTTGTTGATCATAACCCTTTTGATGTTGTTGTAACGTACAAAGATAATGTTTTTTGTCGATTTATAGCGCTGTGTTCATTTTTTTTCGATATAAGCGGATTTTCATATCAGTTGCGTGCAAGGTGCATCGCAGATAAATCGTATCTTTGCATCATAGATTGAATAATAAAAAATAAAGAACCTTTCTATGAACAAAAAGTTTGCAAGTCTTGTTTTAGTCCTTTTCAGTGGTGCAACGCTATGCAGCGTGGCGCAGACCGTTGACCTGTCGCCTGTTCCGCAGAGTGTGGAGTGGGGTAGTCGTGCTTTCAGCAACCAAACGGCGTTTCGCATCAAGGGTGGTTTCAATGCCGACTATGATGCCGTGGAACTCCTCAAGCGCAAGGTGAATACGAAGAATGGCGAAGTGAAAATCATTATCGGCGAGCGTGGCGACAAATCCGTGAAGGCATACGCCGACCGCATACCTGACAGGGCTGAGGGCTATTATCTGAGCATCAGTCCGCGTCAGGTCATCATTGCCGGCAACGACGGGCGCGGCACGTTCTATGGCGTTCAGACCTTCCTGCAAATTCTCAGGCAGCCTGAGGTGATGAGTGTTGTGGTGAAGGATTATCCCACCATGCCCGACCGCGGCATCATCGAAGGTTTCTACGGCAATCCTTTCAGCCATAAGAACCGTCTCGACCTTTTCGACTTTATGGGGGCTAACAAGATGAATGTCTTTGTCTATGGTCCCAAGGACGACCCCTACCACCGCGACAAATGGCGTGAGCCCTATCCGGCAGATGAGGCGGCGCGTATGACGGAACTCGTAAAGGCAGCGCACAAGAACCATGTGCAGTTCGTGTGGGCTGTGCATCCCGGTGTGGATATCCGCTGGAACAAGGCAGACAGCATCAATATCCTCAGGAAATGCGAGAGTGTGTATCAGATGGGTGTGCGCGCCTTCTGTGTGTTCTTCGACGACATCGGCGGAGAGGGCACCAAGGCAGAGAAACAAGCCGCTTTGCTCAACTATCTCAATAAAGAATTCGTGAAGAAACACAAGGACGTTGCACCCCTCATGATGTGCCCCACACAGTACAACAAAGGCTGGAGCCACGGCTCCTATCTGAATACGCTCGGCACGCAGATGGATCCTTCGGTGCGCATCATGTGGACGGGTAATACGGTTGTGGACATGATAGAACGCAACGATATGGAATGGATAAACGCCCAGATCAACCGCAAGGCATACATCTGGCTCAACTACCCTGTTACAGACTATTGCATCGACCATCTGCTCATGGGTAAGACCTACGGCAACGGTCTGGACATCGGCGACATGGTGAGCGGTTTCTGCTCCAATCCGATGGAGTACTGCGAGGCCTCAAAGGTGAGTTTCTACAGCATAGCCGACTATGCATGGAACCCCGTGAAGTACGATGCTGCGAAGTCGTGGGAGATGTCGCTGAACTATCTTATGCCGAACGAGGAAGAGGCTTTCCGTGTGTTCTGTGAGAACAACGTTGACCTTGGTCCTACGGGGCATGGACTGCGTCGCGAAGGCGAGTCTCCGCGTTTCCGTAGTGCCCTGAAAGCCAGTACGGACGGTCTTGGCAACAAGGCTCTGCGCGAAGTGTTCAACGAGATGCGTGTATCTGCCGAGGTGCTGCAGAAAACGACTGATGCGCCGGAGATGATGGAAGAAATAGCACCTTGGGTAGAAGCCATGCGCCTTACGGCATTGCGGGGCGAGGCTGTTCTGAAAATGGATGATGCGCTTGGTGTGGGTACGCCTGAAGTCTTCATCGATGCCTATCTCGCCTATGCCGATGCCAATGGCAAACAGCGCGAGTTGCGTTCTCGCGACTTCCCGGGCAGCATCAAGGTGGCGAGCCCTGTCGTTGCCACGAATTATGTGGAGCCGTGGATGCGAACAATGGTTGCCAGTCTTATTGACCAATACAAGGAAAAATACGATTATCGCCTCGACGTGTTCCCCAAACAACTCATTCCGCAGGGCAAATACTTCATCAAGGTGGATGGTGCCTATCTTACTGACCCTGACAGCAAGCAGGGCGGCATAGCCGCCGAACTGCGAGCCGACCGCGATACCATCAACCCGCAGTCGCAGGAATGGACATTTACGCTCGACCCCAATACCAACCGCTACAAGATTGTCAACAATCAGGCAGGGCGTTATATCAATGAGTTGGGCAAGTTTGGTACCAATCCTTATAATGAGATGTGGAACACCTACGAAATAACGCTGCAAGACGGTAAGTATGCCATCCGCAACGGCGGTAATGCCGGCAACCGGTTCTGGGGAGTGAAGGACGGCAAGATTTATCAGGTGAGCACGCCACAGCCTGAGGCAGGGGCTTTCCGCTTTGAGATTGTTCCTGTCGGGGGCATGTAGAAATATATAGCAGTTATAGCAACTATAGATACAATAGACACAAAGGCCCGCCTGCAACAAAACAGGCGGGCTTTTCCTGACTTTGACAATGCGCCATCCGTGCCAACACCAACAACAAAATTTCAATTATTGCTGTCCGGTAAAAAACAGGAACAGAGAAAGAACTCTTATATAGGCATGTGAATACAAGTTGTGGCGAGTTTAAACGCGAAAGACGCAAATGAACGCGAAGGCATCATCGCTATCTTTCTGACGCTAATTTTAGCCGCAGAGCGGCGATACAGCTTAGGCAGGGGTGTAAAGAGCAAAGCGACTGAAACCCCTGTTTTTCAGTATATAAGAAACGTGAACCCCATAGGGGTGGTACAGAAAAAACAAATAATGGTACATCTGCACACAATGAATATGATGTTTTAATCTGTTGATTTCTGTATCGCCCATACAGCCAGGGGTTATTACCCCTGTCTAAGTTGTGTCGCCCATACTGGGCTCACTATGCTATTCCCTATATAACAGGGGTTCCAGTCGCTTCGCTCCCTACACCCCTGCCTATGGTTGTAACGTCCCTACAGGACTAACATGCAACAAGAAAATAATTTCTAATACCGAACTCACGTTAATTATATCTTCGCTTCGCTTGATGGATGACGCGAATGCCTACGGCGTGGGAATATCAAAAACAGTATCCGCAAGGTCTTCGCGTCTTCGCCGAGTGAAGCAATGGCTGAATTCGTGTCAAAGACAGGGCGAAAAAAGTTCGTGTAAATTCCTTCGCGTTATAAAAACCACAATGCCCATCACGTTCCAAACAAACATATATGTTATAAAAAGTAAGCCCATCATCAACGAAAAACTCAAAACAACGATGTAAACGGACTTGCAGCAGTTCTCTTAAAACACCCATGCTGTTTCATAGAACGCATGGGCATTATACTTTATCCGCTGACCCTACAGGATCTGTTTCAGTAGTTTTGCTTTAGATGCAAAAAGCCCGCCTGTTTTGATTCAGGCGGGCTTTTCGGATTATATAGTTTTGTTTTATGAAAGGTTCCTTTCTGATTAGTCCCAATAACCAAAGCGATTATTAGTCTCTTCATCTTCTTCCAGCCAATCAGCATCAAGTTCCTTCTTGCGTGAGAAGAAGTCGCCTGTGTCAACACTGAAATTCATCAATGGTTCGCCCGGAAGTATAGGAATGATACGCATTGACGGACGTTGATATACACGTTTTTTCATCGGATAACCTCCTTTCTGCCGTTATGGATATATACACCTTTTTCTGTGGGACGACCTGTCAGGCGCACGCCGTTGATGGTGTACCAACCTTCATTCTTTTTAGCAGAGGCGGCGGTGCGGATGCCTGTAGTTGTGTTCTCGTCGATGTCGTTGGTGAACGAGAAGAGCAGACCCGGGCTGCTGTTGTTTACGCCAGCTTTTTCAAGTTCT
Encoded here:
- a CDS encoding beta-N-acetylhexosaminidase family protein, with amino-acid sequence MNKKFASLVLVLFSGATLCSVAQTVDLSPVPQSVEWGSRAFSNQTAFRIKGGFNADYDAVELLKRKVNTKNGEVKIIIGERGDKSVKAYADRIPDRAEGYYLSISPRQVIIAGNDGRGTFYGVQTFLQILRQPEVMSVVVKDYPTMPDRGIIEGFYGNPFSHKNRLDLFDFMGANKMNVFVYGPKDDPYHRDKWREPYPADEAARMTELVKAAHKNHVQFVWAVHPGVDIRWNKADSINILRKCESVYQMGVRAFCVFFDDIGGEGTKAEKQAALLNYLNKEFVKKHKDVAPLMMCPTQYNKGWSHGSYLNTLGTQMDPSVRIMWTGNTVVDMIERNDMEWINAQINRKAYIWLNYPVTDYCIDHLLMGKTYGNGLDIGDMVSGFCSNPMEYCEASKVSFYSIADYAWNPVKYDAAKSWEMSLNYLMPNEEEAFRVFCENNVDLGPTGHGLRREGESPRFRSALKASTDGLGNKALREVFNEMRVSAEVLQKTTDAPEMMEEIAPWVEAMRLTALRGEAVLKMDDALGVGTPEVFIDAYLAYADANGKQRELRSRDFPGSIKVASPVVATNYVEPWMRTMVASLIDQYKEKYDYRLDVFPKQLIPQGKYFIKVDGAYLTDPDSKQGGIAAELRADRDTINPQSQEWTFTLDPNTNRYKIVNNQAGRYINELGKFGTNPYNEMWNTYEITLQDGKYAIRNGGNAGNRFWGVKDGKIYQVSTPQPEAGAFRFEIVPVGGM
- a CDS encoding PQQ-binding-like beta-propeller repeat protein; amino-acid sequence: MGLKKGDNDNSDIQVITALPDQPMPSAGEIDYTVEIADSTSSGELSTLENLYDNATGWFTFRGSAHRDAPIAGKVKGTPSKIVCDWTFRTDMKGDWGGGSGWNGQPVYVEWHDTMLTKFRQTSPGLTPQFGKRELIVGSLAGKVYFLNFDNGEASRQPIDVVNPVKGSVSLDPAMNGSLYVGHGFPGPEPFGHLAINLCDHTIAYYFGRDKKAYRGWSTYDSSPVAAGQFLFWPGENGSIYKYTRSGNGQLKMHSILRYRVKDAPNSVLGTENSMCIFRNYGYIGDNNGHIICINLNNMHVIWHYDNHDDTDGSIVCETDDTDHPFIYTANEIDVRGDTGTCHFVKLDALNGQKVWEQKIPCTKRMIGKKHFDGGLYCTPLIGHGNCEGMIFASICQPNDSKNADFIAFSKQTGQIIYRIPMDFFAWSSPVAFYNERQELFIVVGDSSGRLYLINGKSGDVIFKEVLGDNFESSPIVKDNMFAVGSRGNRIMRFHVE
- a CDS encoding AMP-dependent synthetase/ligase — its product is MINNCHFSRLISEQAKTYGNRTALKYRDYDLGVWKDISWNAFAEMVKHVSYSLLAYGTTVQENIAVFSQNKPECLFVDFGAYGIRAVTTPFYPTSSVPQITYMINDAKVRFLFVGEQQQYDTAIQAIPLCATLERIIIFDKKVKRQPSDQLSIYFDEFIKMGNVGDFDREFKKRQDEASFNDLANILYTSGTTGHSKGVMLTHNNYHEAMRVNDLALNFSDKDIVLNFLPLTHVFERGWTYLGLTEGAIQAINLRPTDVIQSLKEVRPTCMSSVPRFWEKVYQGVIEKIASSSPLQRKVMSMALKTGIRCWRDYTSKGKPLPLTLAMKHKMYDKLVYSVLRKTLGLDRGNFFPTAGAQVDAKVENLIHAAGINMKVGYGLTESTATVSCDIDGMPTTLGSVGRLIDGIEIKFGENDEILLRGKTITPGYYNKLSTTAQSIDEDGWFHTGDAGYLKDGELFLTERIKDLFKTSNGKYIAPQAIESKLSVDRYIEQAVVIADKRKFVSALIVPNYQLIEQYANERGIAYGSREALCKDMNIRKMIMARINTLQQDLANYEKVKHIILLPDPFSIETGELTNTLKIKRNVVNERYAEQIDELYEQAEKNFAH